Proteins from a genomic interval of Salmo salar chromosome ssa14, Ssal_v3.1, whole genome shotgun sequence:
- the LOC123726590 gene encoding mucin-5AC-like, protein LYANHCSSYYNNCCSNNQYNSRTYYDRTYSYDCNDCRTYHNNHFSSYNKHCCSYNRNICSTFYNNYNFSSYNNHNTAPTTTPAVPTTVAPATTTPDVLTTTIITTAPATTTVASTSTTAAVSTPTTAALTTTTAAPTTTTTPEPATTEPTRTTAKTAEPTSTTTLAPTTNIVVLTTATTAAPSTTTTTSAPTITTTTAPTTTPAVPTTVAPATTTPDVLSTTIITTAPATTTVASTSTTAAVSTTTTSALTKTTASPTTATTPEPITTEPTPTTATTAEPTTTATAAPTTTSAVLTTATTAAPSTTSTTSAPTTTTTTAPTTTPAVPTTVAPATTTPDVLTTTITTTAPATTPVASTSTTAAVSTPTTAALTTTTAAPTTTTTPEPTTTEPTRTTATTAEPTTTTTLAPTTNIVVLTTATTAAPSTTTTTSAPTTTTTTAPTTTPAVPTTVAPATTTPNVLSTTIITTAPATTTVASTSTTAAVSMTTTSALTKTTAAPTTATTPEPITTETTPTTAEPTTTATAAPTTTSAVLTTATTAAPSTTSTTSAPTTTTTTAPTTTPAVPTTVAPATTTPDVLTTTIITTAPATTTVASTSTTAAVSTPTTAALTTTTAAPTTSTTPEPTTTEPSRMTATTAETTTTTTLAPTTNIVVLTTATTAAPSTTTTTSAPTITTTTAPTTTPAVPTTVAPATTTPDVLSTTIITTAPATTTVASTSTTSAVSTTTTSALTKTTAAPTTATTPDPITTEPTPMTATTAEPTTTATAAPTTTSAVLTTATTAAPSTTSTTSAPTTTTTTAPTTTPAVPTSVAPVTSTPDILTTTITTTAPATTTVASESTTAAVSMPTTAALTTTTAAPTTTTTPEPTTTEPTACDCNDCG, encoded by the coding sequence ctctatgccaaccactgcagctcttactacaacaactgctgctccaacaaccagtacaactccagaacctactacgacagAACCTACTCGTACGACTGCAACGACTGCAGAACCTACCACAACAACCACTTTAGCTCCTACAACAAACATTGTTGTTCTTACAACCGCAACATctgcagcaccttctacaacaactacaacttcagctcctacaatAACCACAACACAGCACCCACTACAACACCTGCAGTTCCTACAACTGTAGCTCCAGCGACCACTACACCTGATGTACTTACTACAACAATCATAACTACAGCTcctgctacaacaactgtagcttctacgtcaaccacagcagctgtctctacgccaaccactgcagctcttactacaacaactgctgctccaacaaccactacaactccagaacctgcTACGACAGAACCTACTCGTACGACTGCAAAGACTGCGGAACCTACCTCAACAACCACTTTAGCTCCTACAACAAACATTGTTGTTCTTACAACCGCAacaactgcagcaccttctacaacaactacaacttcagctcctacaatAACCACAACAACAGCACCCACTACAACACCTGCAGTTCCTACAACTGTAGCTCCAGCGACCACTACACCTGATGTACTTTCTACAACAATCATAACTACAGCTcctgctacaacaactgtagcttctacgtcaaccacagcagctgtctcTACGACAACCACCTCAGCTCTAACTAAAACAACTGCTTCTCCAACGACcgctacaactccagaacctattACGACAGAACCTACTCCTACGACTGCTACGACTGCAGAACCTACCACGACAGCAacggcagctcctactacaacatctGCTGTTCTTACGACAGCAACTactgcagcaccttctacaacaagtacaacttcagctcctacgacaaccacaacaacagcacccactacaacacctgcagttcctaccactgtagctccagcgaccactacacctgatgtacttactacaacaatcacaactacagctcctgctacAACACCTGTAGCTTCTACatcaaccacagcagctgtctcTACGCCAACCACTGCTGCTcttactacaacaactgctgctccaacaaccactacaactccagaacctactacgacagAACCTACTCGTACGACTGCAACGACTGCAGAACCTACCACAACAACCACTTTAGCTCCTACAACAAACATTGTTGTTCTTACGACCGCAacaactgcagcaccttctacaacaactacaacttcagctcctacgacaaccacaacaacagcaccCACTACAACGCCTGCAGTTCCTACAACTGTAGCTCCAGCGACCACTACACCTAATGTACTTTCTACAACAATCATAACTACAGCTcctgctacaacaactgtagcttctaCGTCAACCACAGCAGCGGTCTCTATGACAACCACCTCAGCTCTAACTAAAACAACTGCTGCTCCAACGACcgctacaactccagaacctattACGACAGAAACTACTCCTACAACTGCAGAACCTACCACGACAGCAacggcagctcctactacaacatctGCTGTTCTTACGACAGCAACTactgcagcaccttctacaacaagtacaacttcagctcctacgacaaccacaacaacagcacccactacaacacctgcagttcctacaactgtagctccagcgaccactacacctgatgtacttactacaacaatcataactacagctcctgctacaacaactgtagcttctacgtcaaccacagcagctgtctctacgccaaccactgcagctcttactacaacaactgctgctccaacaaccagtacaactccagaacctactacgacagAACCTTCTCGTATGACTGCAACGACTGCAGAAACTACCACAACAACCACTTTAGCTCCTACAACAAACATTGTTGTTCTTACAACCGCAacaactgcagcaccttctacaacaactacaacttcagctcctacaatAACGACAACAACAGCACCCACTACAACACCTGCAGTTCCTACAACTGTAGCTCCAGCGACCACTACACCTGATGTACTTTCTACAACAATCATAACGACAGCTcctgctacaacaactgtagcttctaCGTCAACCACATCAGCTGTCTCTACGACAACCACCTCAGCTCTAACTAAAACAACTGCTGCTCCAACGACCGCTACAACTCCAGACCCTATTACGACAGAACCTACTCCTATGACTGCTACGACTGCAGAACCTACCACGACAGCAacggcagctcctactacaacatctGCTGTTCTTACGACAGCAACTactgcagcaccttctacaacaagtacaacttcagctcctacgacaaccacaacaacagccCCCACTACAACACCTGCAGTTCCTACAAGTGTAGCTCCAGTGACCAGTACACCTGATATACTTACTACAACAatcacaactacagctcctgctacaacaactgtagcttctgagtcaaccacagcagctgtctctatgccaaccactgcagctcttactacaacaactgctgctccaacaaccactacaactccagaacctactacgacagAACCTACTGCATGCGACTGCAACGACTGCGGA